The Gossypium hirsutum isolate 1008001.06 chromosome D06, Gossypium_hirsutum_v2.1, whole genome shotgun sequence genome contains the following window.
TGACTGAAATATATGATTTGATCAACCAATAAGAATGgtctaaaattaaatttttgggctCTTTATGTACTTGGAAGCTCCCATGGATCGAATTTGTAAAGATCAACTGCTGCTATGATTGTAACTGGTAGAGGAACCGAAGCCACCTTCCTTTTGAGGTAGTGAACCACTAGCTCTTCGTCGGTCGGGTGGAACCGAAACCCTGGTGGGAGCTGCGGGTGCGGCGAGGTGGATGATGAATCTGTACTCTCCATTAGTTTGcaatatttaacattttctttctaatttttcatgaaatCTATGGAGTTCAAAgaattggtaacttggtagatgAAAGTAATGGACAAAATTTCGGATTACATGTTAAATGTTATAAGGTAAGGGGAGGGGGGAACAATGGGTTGGCTGACACCAATGGTCGGATGGCACGTAGGATGTTTCAGTGGTGTGCTGACAGGTTGAGAGCATGGGTTGGTAGGGACCACATAGGCGGACAAAAGGCAAGAAAATTGGGAAGGGACAGGGTTCTGGGATCGTAGGTTTCGAGCTGTCTATACGCTTTCCATGTCATGCTTTTCCTATGTACGAGCTTCAAGCTTAGTTCAAGAAAAACTAATTTTTCAAGAGAAAAAGAGTGTGAGAGGCGTGCATGCAAGCATGTCTGTTTTTgaccatttttcttcttcttctccttcttctttttttttctaagggctagtttggatgggcggtgtgtttaccccCGGtaaggttaaaaacagcggtggcagtgagattagttactgtagcggtgagattgggtactgtagcggtgagattagaaacaatggtggagtgtgtgtttggattcaaaagcagctgtagcggtgaggtgagaatgaaaaatgactattaaggacatcagattagaattgatatataatagaagttatttaaattattttatttttttaaaattattaaaatatgcaaattcatttaataaaatattaaaatgtatctttcaatattttaatgaattatataaataatttaaattatttattagataaaatgataattatttttaatttttttatagttataattaaatatttttttataacaatgataaatattattttcataaataataacattatacttggatctaattttgaagtatctaaacggatgatttttaataaaaaaatatagtaacataagacataacaagtttcattattactagaaattaggttatgatacaaaatgtgtttacaaatattgattcattaaactagttgcaatggtttcccttaacattgtgatttcaaggtcactttctctgttagaagaactcgattcacCTCTGTCAAATTGGCTTGAAGAGACTGGCATGTCCGGTATATTCTCAAATTCtcgaaaatcctcatcatttgaccaagcatgtcttcgaatgtaattatgcaaaaccattgttgcaataactattaaaacttgcttgtcgaatgaataacttggaatatctcttaatattggccattttttttccacactccaaatgttcgttcaatcacagagcgtaacgaagaatgggcatgattaaagatttctttttttctagatacttgatgattacctcgacgaaaatcaggtaaatgatatcgttcccccctatatggacctagaaaacctgccatttgtggatatccggaatccacaagataatattttcctgcaaaaaacataaaacataatatcaattttaaaaataaattaaaaatatttttatataaaaagtaattaaaaattaaagttcgaCCTGGTGGAGGGTGTGGAAACTTCAACTCTTGCTTTCTAAGTGCttgcaaaaaaattctactatcatgtgctgttccttcccaaccaggaaatgcaaaaataaagcacatgttgaagtcacaagctgccataatattttgagttggttcacctttccgtccgatataaggtatttgagaagaaggcgaaatgcatgcttttatgtgtgttccatctatggccccaatacaatcctttaaaataaatacaagtaatgagataaaagttagaaataatttatgttttaaaatataaagattgtgtaattttaccttaaagtgaggccaatatcttgtatcatgtcgaatatggttcggtacttcctcgaattgaccttcaatgggtttaatcgtgtctattcccattcgagcaaatatatgcaacatatcagtaaaaattcgactaacagtttccccagatcgttgaaatcgctctgttgcatttgaatttgattctctatttccaagaatgtacaatgataatgctaacttctccatcgccgatactttcccattctttaagccataatttgtttgcaaatcatgcaacaatctgtgaaatatattttttggcattCTAAAACTAATCATGCAACGATCATCGTGCCTATTTAATACTTCGTCCACCCACATTTGACCAGTATAATTTGAATCCATACGCGGTTgcatagtgaaataagtttcatggtgtaccaatacactgcttaacacatattcttcctcattatgataattgttgtgctcaacttgggtaacaattgtggctattcttcgttgagcttcttcacttaattcagaggtatcataattcatatcaaaactattatacatattgttaaattcatccataacctgaaaaagtaatcaaatgaaaataaatcctttaaaatctcgtgacattctatacaacacagaaacttgattaaaagcataacataaaaataccaaacatacaaaGTAGCATACATTAGTcttacatataaaaaagtagtatagttatattacaataatatttCTAAGGAGCTGATGGTGGAGGTGGTTGATGGTATGGTTGGAAGGGAAATGGGGATGTTGCTACtaaggatgaaaatgatgcaattggattttgttcagcatactcacgtcgaagccaccaaaccctatcatctggatctaagttcaaaaacatttctcgTTTCACCGGTATTTGGAACATTTTGGTGGAAAAATAGTACAATTCATCTCtttttggaatttcatctcccaaagcacgcaaagcatccattgcatttgaaatagtatattgagagtgaggaaaaataatttcgttcactgacttccttggactagccatactctcacacaatttctcaatctgagtagttaatgtatttcttgatgattttctacttgaacttgatttttttccctTACCGTGTACAACCCCAAGTGTTTCCTTTCTTCGATTAGGGATTCCATGAGAAGGGTTTGATGGTACCTCATCAGGGGGAATACCTTCATTCTCGTTACTATGTTCATCTGAATCACCAAATCCCTTATTAGGTGCATCATCTCCCATAGGAACCCCACGTGGAAGAACACCAGACGAAGGTGCCCATGCGTTCTCTCTAGTGGCTACAATGCCACCAAACATTTGCcacattaactcattcaatcgtggttcaattcctttcttcttaaatcctttaaaatcaggATTTTCCTACATAATATGTTAAACgttaaatgttatactaagatttttataactgtaaattattaattttaataaactttatgcattaaaataatgataaagttaacaTTAACCTGTATTTTTTCAGCCCACCACTCTTCGGTAGCATCGACCGTCTTTTTAATGGACACCATCCAATACCTGTAGATTCCTTAAGCAACTCCCTCCATAACCTCCATTCCTTTTTTAATGTATcccacttatttttcaattgaggttttccataattttttgtgtttttgcttgaaaaagagCAATGACATTTTCCCATCCCTTTGAGTTTAGATGAGTTGTCGGTCTATTGCCAGCATTGACTTCATTTACgcaaagttcacaaaatatcaaCGTCAACTCATCGTCCCAAACAGCTTTTGTTGCTAAGCTACTATCTCCCTCCACAAAATTTCGTGTCTttaccatctattattattttgattttaaatgtcaatagaccataaatatataattagatataataatatagtttcataaaaaataagaatagtaCATCACGAATGGATGAAAGCCATAAGATGAacactaaagaaaaaattctcaaATATCCTAAATAAGCTCATCAGGGCCCTCCTCCCCAACCACAACCTTAGTTCTGTTTTACTTGGTTCAGCAAACTATTAAGATGGTTTTACAACTTAGGATTAGGCTATGTATGTATTGTAAAATCACCTTGATGAGCTTTGGCAAGATGGTGTTCAAGACTATCTAACTCATGCTTTAAACATCATGGTAACTTCTGATTTTTTTCATCGACATTTGAAGTATTCAT
Protein-coding sequences here:
- the LOC107952002 gene encoding uncharacterized protein, whose translation is MVSIKKTVDATEEWWAEKIQENPDFKGFKKKGIEPRLNELMWQMFGGIVATRENAWAPSSGVLPRGVPMGDDAPNKGFGDSDEHSNENEGIPPDEVPSNPSHGIPNRRKETLGVVHGKGKKSSSSRKSSRNTLTTQIEKLCESMASPRKSVNEIIFPHSQYTISNAMDALRALGDEIPKRDELYYFSTKMFQIPVKREMFLNLDPDDRVWWLRREYAEQNPIASFSSLVATSPFPFQPYHQPPPPSAP